One region of Acidimicrobiales bacterium genomic DNA includes:
- a CDS encoding FAD-linked oxidase C-terminal domain-containing protein: protein MSDRLVTELSAALAPDRVRSRPLELTLYRRDASLLEGQPGVVCFPCTTDEVQAAVTIARRHGRSVVPRGSGTGLAGGAVPVGADGAEPVVVVTTKMDAVLEIDEGARVAWVQPGVLNLDLSRDVAHLGLHFAPDPSSQQSCSVGGNVANNSGGPHCLAYGVTSAHVLAVEVVLPDGTLALLGGLDPEPPGYDLRGAFIGSEGTMGIAVRIAVRLSPDPPAVRTILVDFASIETAAATVTGIIAAGLVPAALEMMDSRITAAVEDYVHAGFPRDAAAVLLVEVDGLPAGVEAAAQVVADVAEANGARGVRVAADEAERALLWKGRKSAFGAIARIAPDYYLHDTVVPRTRLVEVLAQVYEIAERHQLLVVNVFHAGDGNLHPLLLFDRRERGVMDRVLAAGAEMIAACVAVGGVLSGEHGIGLEKREHMGLIFSDADLDAQRRLRLAFDPDQSCNPYKVLPSGSRCGDLQSVPAGAWI from the coding sequence GTGAGCGACAGGCTGGTCACCGAGCTGTCGGCAGCGCTGGCACCTGACAGGGTCCGCAGCCGGCCTCTCGAGCTGACCCTCTACCGACGGGACGCCTCGCTCCTCGAAGGCCAGCCCGGCGTGGTGTGCTTTCCGTGCACCACCGACGAAGTCCAGGCGGCGGTGACGATCGCCCGGCGACACGGCCGGTCGGTCGTGCCCCGGGGGTCGGGAACGGGGTTGGCGGGCGGCGCCGTTCCCGTCGGCGCTGACGGCGCCGAGCCGGTCGTGGTCGTGACGACCAAGATGGACGCCGTCCTCGAGATCGACGAGGGCGCCAGGGTGGCGTGGGTGCAGCCCGGCGTGCTCAATCTCGACCTGTCGCGAGACGTGGCCCACCTGGGACTGCATTTCGCCCCCGACCCGTCCAGCCAGCAGTCGTGCTCGGTCGGCGGCAACGTCGCCAACAACTCGGGCGGTCCGCACTGCCTCGCCTACGGGGTCACCAGCGCTCACGTGCTGGCCGTCGAGGTCGTGCTGCCCGACGGGACCCTGGCGCTCCTCGGCGGCCTCGACCCGGAGCCCCCGGGCTACGACCTCCGGGGCGCCTTCATCGGCAGCGAGGGGACCATGGGCATCGCCGTGCGCATCGCGGTGCGCCTGTCGCCCGATCCCCCGGCGGTACGCACCATCCTCGTTGACTTCGCCTCGATCGAGACGGCGGCGGCGACCGTCACCGGCATCATCGCCGCCGGCCTCGTACCGGCCGCCCTGGAGATGATGGATTCCCGCATCACGGCGGCGGTCGAGGACTACGTCCACGCCGGGTTTCCCCGTGACGCCGCCGCGGTCCTCCTGGTGGAGGTGGACGGCCTACCCGCAGGGGTCGAGGCCGCGGCCCAGGTCGTCGCCGACGTGGCCGAAGCCAACGGCGCCCGGGGCGTGCGAGTGGCTGCGGACGAAGCCGAGCGGGCCCTGCTGTGGAAGGGGCGGAAGTCCGCCTTCGGTGCCATCGCCCGCATCGCCCCCGACTACTACCTCCACGACACCGTGGTCCCGCGCACCCGGCTGGTGGAGGTGCTGGCACAGGTCTACGAGATCGCCGAACGCCACCAGCTGCTGGTGGTCAACGTCTTCCACGCCGGTGACGGCAATCTCCATCCGCTGCTGCTGTTCGATCGGAGAGAGCGGGGCGTGATGGATCGCGTCCTCGCTGCCGGTGCCGAGATGATCGCCGCCTGCGTCGCCGTCGGTGGGGTGCTCTCGGGTGAGCACGGCATCGGTCTCGAGAAGCGCGAGCACATGGGCCTCATCTTCTCCGACGCCGATCTCGACGCCCAGCGTCGGCTGCGGCTGGCCTTCGACCCCGACCAGTCGTGCAACCCCTACAAGGTCCTTCCGTCGGGATCCCGCTGCGGCGACCTTCAGTCAGTGCCGGCCGGGGCCTGGATATGA
- a CDS encoding FAD-binding protein — protein MTEPVRTLPGADRALGDFATEVGPSDPVVVVGGRTQWAVGGDPDASAREVRAPAGVVQHEPAEMIVRVRAGTSVAELDAALAEGGQTIALDPPDAERATVGGVLAVGHSGPRRLGWGPVRDSLLEARYVSAGGQLIRAGGPVVKNVSGFDLCRLLVGSLGTLGLLAEVVLRVRPRPPAAVWLRGAPDDPDRLRRALLRPSSILWDGATTWVLLEGHAADVDAEIKALGREFAPVGAPPPLPNGGRWSVAPSALQEAVMGLEPGSFVAEFGVGIVHASTPALARPAHPATATLHRRIKANFDPSGRLNPGRIVA, from the coding sequence ATGACGGAGCCCGTCAGGACGTTGCCTGGTGCCGACCGGGCGCTCGGAGACTTCGCCACCGAGGTCGGCCCCAGCGACCCGGTGGTGGTGGTCGGCGGTCGCACACAGTGGGCCGTCGGTGGCGATCCCGACGCCTCGGCGCGAGAGGTGCGGGCCCCCGCAGGGGTTGTCCAGCACGAGCCGGCGGAGATGATCGTGCGGGTCCGGGCCGGGACATCGGTGGCCGAGCTCGACGCCGCCCTGGCGGAGGGCGGGCAGACGATCGCCCTCGATCCCCCCGACGCCGAGCGGGCAACGGTGGGTGGCGTGCTGGCGGTGGGGCACAGCGGACCTCGCCGTCTCGGCTGGGGACCCGTTCGTGACTCGCTGCTCGAGGCCCGTTACGTCTCCGCCGGGGGCCAGCTGATCCGAGCGGGCGGGCCGGTGGTCAAGAACGTGAGCGGGTTCGACCTCTGCCGCCTCCTGGTCGGGTCGCTCGGGACCCTCGGGCTGCTCGCCGAGGTCGTCCTGCGGGTCCGACCGCGTCCCCCAGCGGCCGTGTGGCTCCGCGGCGCGCCCGACGACCCCGATCGCCTCCGCCGCGCGCTGCTGCGGCCCTCGTCGATCCTCTGGGACGGCGCCACCACCTGGGTCCTCCTCGAGGGCCACGCCGCCGACGTCGACGCCGAGATCAAGGCGCTCGGACGCGAGTTCGCGCCGGTCGGAGCGCCCCCGCCCCTGCCGAACGGTGGCCGTTGGTCTGTGGCCCCTTCGGCCCTACAGGAGGCCGTCATGGGGCTCGAGCCCGGCAGCTTCGTCGCCGAGTTCGGCGTCGGCATCGTGCACGCATCGACGCCGGCCCTGGCCCGTCCGGCGCATCCAGCGACGGCGACTCTCCATCGTCGCATCAAGGCCAATTTCGACCCCTCAGGGCGGTTGAACCCCGGGCGGATCGTGGCATGA